In one Candidatus Eisenbacteria bacterium genomic region, the following are encoded:
- a CDS encoding ABC transporter substrate-binding protein, whose protein sequence is MSLKHINALLWSAAIFFLAGLAQCTPVTVQIVRSDGLQAYEDANSGLRKVLRENLRDIQFQDHILGSEQSENEKILSQVQKRSSVILTIGTEATQLVSSRIKDRPVVFCMVLGPAKSGLVKSLESSGNNLSGASLDIPVKMQFEKFKTLVPDLRNLGVLCTAETESRVRSAEPIARSLGITLISVKVSSEKEIPQALEWLKGQTEGLWALPDAAIFTPSSTEQLLLFTLRNGVPFMGLSSAYVRAGALFSLDCDYADIGRQAGEIALSVLSGKSPSQIPIARPRKVLVSLNEKTAKRIGLKIPAPVLRSADSVVR, encoded by the coding sequence ATGTCGCTCAAGCACATAAATGCCTTACTGTGGAGTGCCGCGATATTCTTTCTTGCGGGGCTTGCCCAATGCACTCCAGTTACGGTCCAGATCGTAAGAAGTGACGGCCTTCAAGCCTACGAGGATGCCAATTCCGGCCTCCGGAAGGTTTTGCGGGAGAACCTGAGGGACATCCAATTCCAGGACCACATTCTTGGATCCGAACAGAGCGAGAACGAGAAAATCCTCTCGCAGGTTCAAAAGCGTTCTTCTGTAATCCTGACCATAGGGACTGAGGCAACCCAGTTGGTTAGCAGCAGGATCAAAGACCGCCCCGTCGTGTTTTGCATGGTATTGGGTCCCGCCAAGAGCGGGCTGGTGAAAAGCCTGGAGTCTTCTGGAAACAATCTGAGCGGAGCCTCCCTGGATATCCCAGTCAAGATGCAATTTGAGAAATTCAAGACCCTGGTTCCAGACCTGAGAAACCTGGGTGTGCTGTGCACCGCGGAGACCGAAAGCCGGGTCAGGAGCGCAGAACCGATTGCCAGGAGTTTGGGCATCACCCTGATTTCAGTGAAGGTCTCATCAGAAAAGGAAATCCCACAGGCGCTCGAGTGGCTGAAAGGACAAACCGAAGGATTGTGGGCGTTACCGGATGCAGCAATCTTCACCCCGTCTTCTACGGAACAGCTTCTGCTCTTCACATTGAGAAACGGCGTTCCATTCATGGGGCTTTCTTCCGCATATGTCAGAGCAGGGGCTCTTTTCTCCTTGGACTGCGACTACGCAGATATTGGAAGACAGGCGGGAGAGATCGCCCTGTCGGTGCTTTCCGGCAAAAGTCCGTCTCAGATCCCGATTGCCAGACCGCGAAAGGTGCTTGTCTCGCTGAATGAGAAAACAGCCAAGCGAATAGGACTCAAGATTCCGGCACCTGTCCTCAGGTCAGCCGATTCGGTCGTGCGATGA